A genomic segment from Curtobacterium sp. MCSS17_007 encodes:
- the rnpA gene encoding ribonuclease P protein component gives MLARANRIVRGEDYRSVVRRGRRSATAHVVVSVVRRPPGAEPTADGPTRFGFIVAKTVGNAVTRNAVRRRLKAIAHELLIEVPTGHDVVIRALPAAAQAGWPTLLEDVSRSFARGVEKAA, from the coding sequence GTGTTGGCACGCGCCAACCGCATCGTCCGCGGTGAGGACTACCGGTCCGTCGTGCGTCGTGGTCGCAGGAGCGCCACGGCGCACGTCGTCGTATCCGTGGTCCGACGCCCGCCGGGTGCCGAGCCGACCGCGGACGGTCCGACGCGGTTCGGGTTCATCGTCGCGAAGACGGTCGGCAACGCCGTGACCCGCAACGCGGTCCGGCGTCGACTCAAGGCCATCGCGCACGAGCTGCTGATCGAGGTCCCCACCGGCCACGACGTGGTCATCAGGGCCTTGCCAGCCGCAGCGCAGGCCGGATGGCCTACCCTGCTCGAAGACGTCTCGCGCTCCTTCGCGCGCGGGGTGGAGAAGGCAGCATGA
- the yidD gene encoding membrane protein insertion efficiency factor YidD produces the protein MNRIQWTRLALNRLAWVVALLPRNVCVVVLRAYRAVVSPLYGNVCRYHPSCSRYALEAIQQYGVVRGSAMGAWRIARCNPWAAGGIDDVRERDRPYRLTRFGFVLPPTQQHPQPSGDARRPVLLPQRTRKA, from the coding sequence ATGAACCGCATCCAGTGGACCCGGCTGGCGTTGAACCGACTGGCCTGGGTCGTCGCGTTGCTCCCGCGCAACGTGTGCGTCGTCGTGCTGCGTGCCTACCGGGCCGTCGTCTCTCCCCTGTACGGGAACGTCTGTCGCTACCACCCGTCGTGCTCACGGTACGCGCTCGAGGCCATCCAGCAGTACGGCGTCGTGCGCGGGTCGGCGATGGGGGCGTGGCGCATCGCCCGGTGCAACCCCTGGGCCGCCGGTGGCATCGACGACGTGCGCGAGCGCGACCGTCCGTACCGCCTGACCCGGTTCGGGTTCGTGCTCCCCCCGACCCAGCAGCACCCCCAGCCGTCCGGCGATGCCCGTCGTCCGGTCCTGCTCCCCCAGCGCACTCGAAAGGCGTGA